The Marinilabiliales bacterium genome contains the following window.
GTGAACCGAATTGCTCAAATGACTCGCCTGTTATCCTGAAGCACTGATAATTCCCGGGCCTGCTCATCGATACAGCATAGAGTGAACCTTCGAACAGTGCGACTGACAGATAAATTCTCGTATTGCCGGGAAGAAATGAGAGATTCTCCCAGTATGAAAAATCAAGGAGGTTCGGAGCGTCAACAGAAGCCCTGTATAACCCCGAAGATGTCGCCGCGTAGATAAACTCTCCGTCAAATTCCATGTCATTGATCGACAGCCTTGCGCCGGCACCGCCGAAAAAATATGTATCCCTTATCTCATGCCGGTCCAGATCAAGCACCACTGCCCCGAAATTACATGAAAGGTAGGCCAGGCTGCCGGCTATCGTAATGTTGTTTATCCTCTTGCTGCCAGCAACATTGCTGCGCATGATATCAGGAATATTGATGATCCTGTTCTCGGCAACCAGATCAACATTCCCGTTTGCATAGCCTATTACGAGGACTCCTTTCTCTTCAGCCCATCTCATGGAGCTGATGTCAACATCTGAAAGGCCATGGACGCGGGAAAGCTTGGAAAGACTGCGGTCATCCTTGTTATAAACGGTTATGCCCGCCCCGGCAGAAGCATATACAATATCACCGGCTACCGCTACATGGGTAGTGCGGATATATGAAATATGATCCCTCCATGCCCCAACCGGAATCTGTGCACCGGCAAGACAGCCTGTAAGAAAAATTATTATCGCAGCACTGAGTCGCTTCATCAGTCCGAGGTTAATATCATCCTGCAAAGTTATCAAATATTGCCCGGCTCTTCTGCCGGTGCCGGTATTTTAATCCCAAAGTGCCCGATCAGATCACTGCCGGCCAGTTGATCAAATTAAACCGGAAGATCAGTAATCCCGAAGTTCTGTGAGAAATGATACCAGCTTCCTGAATGCGATGGCGCGGTGACTTATCCTGTTTTTTTCACCCAGGCTCATCTCGGCGAATGTACGGGAACTCCCTTCGGGGACAAATACAGGGTCGTAGCCAAAACCTTCAGCACCCCGTCTCTCATCAATGATCATTCCCGGGGCGACGCCCTCAAAAAGATGTTCAGCGCCATCAAGCACCAGCGAAATGACGGTCCGGAACCTCGCTTTCCTGGAATTTTTATCCTTCAGCAGGCGAAGAAGCTTGTCAATGTTGGCCACGGTAAGTTCACCGCGACTCCCGAACACTGCATTGCCGTCAAGTTCGGCATACCTTGCCGAGTATACGCCAGGTTCATTGTTCAGAGCTTCAACCTCAAGTCCGGTATCATCGGCAAAGCAGCTGACTGAATACCTGTTATAAATAAAAAAGGCCTTTGCTGAAGCGTTCTCTTCAAGGGTAGGGTTAGTTTCGGGTATATCACCCTCAAAGCCAATATCCTTAAGACTCCTGAGTCTGAAATCTGAACCCAGAAGATCTTCTATCTCCCTCAATTTACCCGGATTGTTTGTGGCAAAAACAAGTTCCATCTGAAAGATCAGCCGCCCATGGCCGTAAATCCGCCGGTGGAAATTCCGATACGCGGATTGATGCACATCACGGGAATCTTTGCGCTGTTGGCAATAATATATTGCTCGTCAGCTCCCATCACATAATCGGCCAGACCAATATTCTTGGTGGTCATTGTGACAATCATGTGGGCATTGATCTTAACCGCATATTCAATCGTCTCCTTTGCAAACGATTTTTTTCCCTCTGCGATTATCATGTCGAACTTAACATGCTTCTGTTCAAGTATTTTTCTGGCGAAAGCAATATTTGCATTCAACCCTTTTACAAGCCTCTTATCAGACTTTTTGGGTTTGATGATATGAATTTTTGAGTTGAAATGCTTATAGAGGTATACTATCCAATTGAGCTTCTCTTTATCTTCCTTGCGAAAATCGATTGGCAGAACTATGTCTTCAAAATTGTTATTTTCAGGAGGCGACTGAACAACGACGAAGGGAACCTTTGAACTGACAATCACCTTCAGGGCCCAGCTGCCGGTCAGCTTCTGCATACCCTTCATGCCGTGTGTTCCCATCACTACCATCTCGGCATCAATCTCATCGGCAATTTCACCAATACTGGTAAAGATATTGCCTTGCCTGACGATCGTCTTGGGCTTTATGCTGTATTTTTTGAATGCCTCAACAGCATATACATCAAGTATTCCCTTGAGCTTCCCCTCCTCTTCTTTCTTCTTTGCTATATGAGCAAGGTAAATAGGGTTGCCGTCAATCTTTGCAATTTTAACGGCGTGTTCAAGGGCATATTCCGCAACCTGGGTAAAATCCCAGGGCACCATTAATGGCTTGACTGTGCTTCCCATAATCAGATAATTTTAATTGGACCAATAAAACTATAAAAATATAAAAAATCAGAAATATGCAGCCCTGTTACAGGTCCTATTTTATAACCTTTTTGACAAATCGACGTAAAAACAGGATAATCAGACCTGTCCGCGAAAAAGATGATATCAATACTATTTGCTGTAGTATACAAAGCTAACACTTTATTTTTAAGTCTGCCGCTGCCTGAACCAGGCGATGCCGGCAGCGCCCTTTCAACACAAACCGGCCCTGCCCTGTCTGTTTCCGTTACCAGCCTCATTTCATTACCTCCCTGGCTGACCATTCTTGCCGGAATCACCCTTATTCTGCTGGTCTTATATATTCTGGCACGCAAGGACCTGCGTTTTGCCAGATTGAGATTCAAGCTTGAGGGTATAATTCATGAACGCACCGAAGAGCTTCTGAGCCAGAAGGAAAAAGTTGATGAACTTCTTTCCAATATGCTGCCAAAAGAAACAGCATCACAACTGAAACTGACAGGAAAGGCAAGCAGCCGCAAATACAATATGGTAACTATTCTGTTCAGCGACATTGAAGGTTTTACCCGGATTGCCGAGCAGATGAACCCCGAGATCCTTGTCGATGAACTTGACAAGTTCTTTTTCCATTTTGACGCCCTTGTCGAGGAATTCAACATAGAAAAGATAAAAACCATCGGTGATGCCTATATGGCTGCGGGCGGAATACCCGATGCAAACACTACAAACCCTGTTGACGTTGTTCTTGCCGCCATCAGGATTATGCAACACATGAAGAGGCTAAAGGAGGAAAAGGAAAACTTCTGGGATCTTCGCATAGGGATTCATACGGGCCCGGTAATTGCCGGAGTGGTAGGACAAAAAAAACTTTCCTTCGACATTTGGGGCGATTCTGTAAACACGGCCAGCAGGATGGAATCATCAGGTGAGACGGGCCAGATAAACATATCGGGAAGCACATTCGAATATATAAAGGATTTCTTCGTGTGCGAGTACCGGGGTAAGATGCCGGTTAAATACAAAGGCAACATAGATATGTACTTTGTGAAGGGTTTCAGGCCTGAATACTCGGTCGACATGAAAGGAGAAGAACCCAACCGCCGGTTTTTTACAAAACTGCAGTTCCTGAGGCTCAGAGATCTTGAAGAAGAATACCTGGCGATAATGGAGGATGAGCTGCCAGCGGCTCTTTGCTTTCACAACCACAAGTATTGCGTTGACCTCCTTACACGCTGCGACCTGCTTGCAGGCTCAGAACAGTTGTCTGAAGAAGAAAGACTGGCGGTACGTACAGCAGCGCTGTTCGACTGCTACAGCTACATCAGGGGATACAGCGAAAGGGATGGCTATATTGACCAGCTTTCGCGCGAGGTGTTCATAAGGAATAAATATACCGAAAAACAGGCCAGGGATATTTGCGACCTGCTGAAGGCGCCCCTTTTCCCACCCACGGCCGGCAGTATGCCAGGGATGGTACTCTCCGACGCCCGGCTTGCATTTATAGGGAAACCAGGTCTGAAAGTAAATGCAGAAAAGCTATATGAAGAGATGAACTCTTATGGCATGGTCTCCTCCAAAGAGGATTTTATTAAAAACATGGCGCGGCAACTAAAAAGTTTTGAATTTTATACCCTGACTGCCCGGAAGCTCTCTGAAGTTAGTCCCCGCCACCAATCCGAACTGCTGACAGAGAAGAATGGCCAGTCCGGCAAAACAACCAGCCAGCCGTAACTCCTTTGGAAGAGACTCAGGGTTCCTTTTGCCATTGGCGATTATTTATATTATGATTAAATTTGGCGGAAAAACAGGCACTATGGAAAATACTGACTGGAAAAACCTTCCGTTCGGATATGTCAAAACCGATTACAACGTACGTTGTTACTACAGGAACGGTAAATGGGGTGAGCTGGAAGTCACTTCTGCCGAGCATATTAACATCCATATGGCCGCAACCTGTCTTCATTACGGGCAGCAGGCCTTCGAGGGAATGAAAGCCTTT
Protein-coding sequences here:
- a CDS encoding universal stress protein, coding for MGSTVKPLMVPWDFTQVAEYALEHAVKIAKIDGNPIYLAHIAKKKEEEGKLKGILDVYAVEAFKKYSIKPKTIVRQGNIFTSIGEIADEIDAEMVVMGTHGMKGMQKLTGSWALKVIVSSKVPFVVVQSPPENNNFEDIVLPIDFRKEDKEKLNWIVYLYKHFNSKIHIIKPKKSDKRLVKGLNANIAFARKILEQKHVKFDMIIAEGKKSFAKETIEYAVKINAHMIVTMTTKNIGLADYVMGADEQYIIANSAKIPVMCINPRIGISTGGFTAMGG
- a CDS encoding adenylate/guanylate cyclase domain-containing protein, giving the protein MISILFAVVYKANTLFLSLPLPEPGDAGSALSTQTGPALSVSVTSLISLPPWLTILAGITLILLVLYILARKDLRFARLRFKLEGIIHERTEELLSQKEKVDELLSNMLPKETASQLKLTGKASSRKYNMVTILFSDIEGFTRIAEQMNPEILVDELDKFFFHFDALVEEFNIEKIKTIGDAYMAAGGIPDANTTNPVDVVLAAIRIMQHMKRLKEEKENFWDLRIGIHTGPVIAGVVGQKKLSFDIWGDSVNTASRMESSGETGQINISGSTFEYIKDFFVCEYRGKMPVKYKGNIDMYFVKGFRPEYSVDMKGEEPNRRFFTKLQFLRLRDLEEEYLAIMEDELPAALCFHNHKYCVDLLTRCDLLAGSEQLSEEERLAVRTAALFDCYSYIRGYSERDGYIDQLSREVFIRNKYTEKQARDICDLLKAPLFPPTAGSMPGMVLSDARLAFIGKPGLKVNAEKLYEEMNSYGMVSSKEDFIKNMARQLKSFEFYTLTARKLSEVSPRHQSELLTEKNGQSGKTTSQP
- the rdgB gene encoding RdgB/HAM1 family non-canonical purine NTP pyrophosphatase: MELVFATNNPGKLREIEDLLGSDFRLRSLKDIGFEGDIPETNPTLEENASAKAFFIYNRYSVSCFADDTGLEVEALNNEPGVYSARYAELDGNAVFGSRGELTVANIDKLLRLLKDKNSRKARFRTVISLVLDGAEHLFEGVAPGMIIDERRGAEGFGYDPVFVPEGSSRTFAEMSLGEKNRISHRAIAFRKLVSFLTELRDY